A segment of the Luteolibacter sp. Y139 genome:
CTTTCATTGAAGCTGGTGGCGCAAGGCTACTTCATCGCACTGCTCGTCGGCACACCGATCGGCTTCCTGCTCGGCCTGTCGAAGAACTTCACCAAGGCCTTCGACCCGATCATTCAGATCCTCCGCCCGGTCTCGCCGCTCGCTTGGTTGCCGCTCGGCATGGTGCTCTTCAGCGGCCTGAAAGTGCTGGATGCAAATGGACGCGTCAGTTTCGGCACGTCGGATGCTGCCGCTCTCTTCACCATCGCCATCTGCGCCATGTGGCCCACCGTGCTGAATACCGCCGTCGGAGTCCGTGCCGTCCCGCAGGACTACCTGAACGTCGCGAAAGTACTAAAGCTCTCGAAGATGAAGACCCTATTCAAGGTGCTCATCCCCTCGGCGCTTCCCTACATGTTCACCGGCTTCAGGCTCTCGCTCGGGATCGCATGGCTGGTCATTGTCGCCGTTGAAATGCTCATAGGAAAGCCCGGTGTCGGCGGCTTCCTCTGGCAGCAGTACAACGCGAATAGCTTCGCCCACATCATCCTCTCCATCCTCACCATCGGCGTGATCGGCTACGTGCTGGACCGCCTGATGAGCCTCGTGGAAGGCCGCTTCCGCACCGCCTGAAGAACCATAAGCCCCATAAGACTTATGCCACCTATTCTGGAAATCAGCGGCGCTTCGAAAAGCTTCGGCCGCGGCTATGCGCGCAGCACCGTCTTGCGTGACCTGAACCTCACCGTCGAGGAAGGCGACTTCGTCTCCATCATCGGTTACTCCGGCACCGGCAAGAGCACGCTCATCAATCTCGTCGCCGGCTTGCTCAAGTCCGACACCGGCACTGTGAAAATGGATGGCGCCGACATCAAGGGCCCCGGCCCGGAACGCGGCATCGTTTTCCAGAACTACTCGCTGCTGCCGTGGCTCACGGTGACGGAGAACGTCCGCCTCGCCGTCGATCAGATCTTCCCTCAGATGACGGAGAAGGAACGCGCCGACCGTGCCGCAGAATACATCGACATGGTCAAGCTGACCCCGGCATCCGGAAAGCTTCCACGAGAACTCTCCGGCGGCATGCGACAGCGCGTCTCGGTCGCCCGCACCCTCGCTGCGAATCCACGGATCCTCTTGCTCGATGAGCCGCTGTCCGCACTCGACGCCCTGACACGCGCCACCCTACAGGACGAAATCGCCGACATCTGGCAGAAGAACCGCACCACCGTCATCTGGATCACCAATGACCCGGATGAAGCCCTGCTCGTCGCCGACCGCGTGATCCCGCTGCTTCCCGGCCGCGAAGGCGCCACGCTCGGAGCCGAGATCGACGTCAACCTAGCCCGCCCGCGCGATCGCAAGGAACTACTAGGCATGCCGGAGTTCAAGGATCTCAAGCTGCGCCTGGTGAACACCTTGCTCGGCGCGAAGAAGGACAGCACCCCGGTCGTCACCAAGAAGCTCTCCGCACCGGACATCCTGCCGGAGGACCTCGGCAAGCCCCGCAGCTTCTCCTTCTTCGACCGGCCCGCACCGCGTCGCCGTTCCCAGCTCCAGCGCGAGGAGCTCAAGGTGGAGGTCTAGCACCTCCATGTTTCCCGGTTTCCTCAATCTCCATTCTCCACTCTCATGTCCGCCCCAGTTCTCGAACTCTTCAAGCTCTCGAAAGCCTACGGCAAATCCGTCATCGTCAAGGAGTTCAACCTCAACATCGCTCCCGGCGAGTTCGTCACCCTGATCGGCCACTCCGGCTGTGGGAAATCCACCGTGCTCTCGATGGTCGCCGGCCTCACCGGCGTGACCGAGGGCGCGATGATCCTGTCCGGCCGCGAGACGACCGAAGCCGGCCCCGACCGCGGCGTGGTCTTCCAGTCGCCCTGCCTGCTGCCGTGGAT
Coding sequences within it:
- a CDS encoding ABC transporter ATP-binding protein, which gives rise to MPPILEISGASKSFGRGYARSTVLRDLNLTVEEGDFVSIIGYSGTGKSTLINLVAGLLKSDTGTVKMDGADIKGPGPERGIVFQNYSLLPWLTVTENVRLAVDQIFPQMTEKERADRAAEYIDMVKLTPASGKLPRELSGGMRQRVSVARTLAANPRILLLDEPLSALDALTRATLQDEIADIWQKNRTTVIWITNDPDEALLVADRVIPLLPGREGATLGAEIDVNLARPRDRKELLGMPEFKDLKLRLVNTLLGAKKDSTPVVTKKLSAPDILPEDLGKPRSFSFFDRPAPRRRSQLQREELKVEV
- the ntrB gene encoding nitrate ABC transporter permease produces the protein MKFLQSLKLDFVLLPLVGILLCVGGWAIISGKSTTTTSVDDWGDPVTKVERQGISKNLPSPTETWTASKPYITDPFAKRGELDQGILRFAWLSLKLVAQGYFIALLVGTPIGFLLGLSKNFTKAFDPIIQILRPVSPLAWLPLGMVLFSGLKVLDANGRVSFGTSDAAALFTIAICAMWPTVLNTAVGVRAVPQDYLNVAKVLKLSKMKTLFKVLIPSALPYMFTGFRLSLGIAWLVIVAVEMLIGKPGVGGFLWQQYNANSFAHIILSILTIGVIGYVLDRLMSLVEGRFRTA